A single genomic interval of Chitinophaga sp. 180180018-3 harbors:
- the fusA gene encoding elongation factor G produces MADLKFQRNFGIAAHIDAGKTTTTERILYYTGKSHKIGEVHEGAATMDWMAQEQERGITITSAATTCFWNFPTAQGKALPDTKQYKFNIIDTPGHVDFTVEVERSLRVLDGLVALFCAVSGVEPQSETVWRQANRYRVPRIGFVNKMDRSGADFLNVVKQVKEMLGANPVPLTLPIGAEDTFKGVVDLITMKGIIWDEEGKGATYQEIEIPADMKEEAEQWRANLVEAVAEYDDKLMEKFFEDPNSISEAEIHEAIRKATIDIAIIPMMCGSSFKNKGVQKMLDAVCRYLPSPQDVEAVKGTNPDNGEEIERKPDAKEPLAALAFKIATDPFVGRLAFFRVYSGHLDAGSYVLNTRTGKNERISRIMQMHANKQNPIDFIEAGDIGAAVGFKDIKTGDTLCDENHPIVLESMTFPEPVISIAIEPKTQADVDKMGMALAKLVEEDPTLKAKTDEETGQTVLSGMGELHLEIIVDRMRREFKVEVNQGAPQVAYKEALTAKIEHREVFKKQTGGRGKFADIQIEIAPADAEWLKENDGKAFQFVNDIFGGAIPKEFIPAVQKGFEQSMGQGVLANFPLVNLKVRLFDGSFHAVDSDAMSFELCARQAFREAARKAKPVLLEPIMKVEVQTPDQYMGDVTGDLNRRRGMLEGMDSKNGVQVIKAKVPLSEMFGYVTQLRSLSSGRATSIMEFSHYSPAPNNVAEEVIAKVKGKVNA; encoded by the coding sequence ATGGCAGACTTAAAATTTCAAAGGAACTTTGGTATTGCGGCGCACATTGATGCGGGTAAAACCACTACCACAGAACGTATCCTGTATTACACAGGTAAATCCCACAAAATTGGAGAAGTGCACGAGGGTGCTGCTACAATGGACTGGATGGCACAGGAGCAGGAGAGAGGTATTACCATCACATCTGCGGCAACTACCTGTTTCTGGAATTTTCCAACCGCACAGGGAAAAGCCTTACCTGATACCAAGCAATATAAATTCAATATCATCGATACTCCGGGCCACGTGGACTTTACCGTTGAGGTAGAGCGTTCACTGCGTGTTCTGGACGGTCTGGTAGCTCTGTTCTGCGCCGTTTCCGGTGTTGAACCTCAGTCAGAAACTGTTTGGCGCCAGGCTAACCGTTACCGTGTTCCACGTATCGGTTTTGTTAATAAAATGGACCGTTCCGGTGCCGACTTCCTGAATGTTGTTAAGCAGGTAAAAGAGATGCTGGGTGCTAACCCCGTTCCCCTGACCCTGCCAATCGGCGCGGAAGATACCTTCAAAGGCGTGGTTGACCTGATCACCATGAAAGGTATCATCTGGGACGAAGAAGGTAAAGGTGCTACTTACCAGGAAATTGAAATCCCTGCTGACATGAAAGAAGAAGCAGAACAATGGAGAGCTAACCTGGTAGAAGCCGTTGCTGAATACGATGATAAACTGATGGAGAAATTCTTCGAAGATCCTAACTCAATCTCCGAAGCCGAAATCCACGAAGCTATCCGTAAAGCTACTATCGATATCGCTATCATCCCAATGATGTGCGGTTCTTCCTTCAAAAACAAAGGTGTGCAGAAAATGCTGGATGCGGTTTGCCGCTACCTGCCTTCTCCACAGGATGTAGAAGCTGTAAAAGGTACTAATCCGGATAATGGTGAAGAAATTGAGCGTAAACCAGATGCTAAGGAACCGCTCGCTGCACTGGCATTTAAAATCGCTACCGATCCGTTCGTAGGTCGTCTGGCATTCTTCCGGGTTTATTCCGGCCACCTGGATGCTGGTTCTTATGTACTGAATACCCGTACAGGTAAAAACGAACGTATCAGCCGTATCATGCAGATGCACGCTAACAAGCAGAACCCGATCGATTTCATCGAAGCTGGTGATATCGGCGCTGCTGTTGGTTTTAAAGATATCAAAACAGGTGATACACTGTGCGACGAAAATCACCCGATCGTACTGGAGTCTATGACCTTCCCTGAACCGGTTATCAGCATTGCTATCGAGCCTAAAACTCAGGCAGACGTTGATAAAATGGGTATGGCACTCGCTAAGCTGGTAGAGGAAGATCCTACCCTGAAAGCTAAAACTGACGAAGAAACCGGCCAAACCGTACTGAGCGGTATGGGGGAGCTTCACCTGGAAATCATCGTTGACCGTATGCGTCGCGAATTCAAGGTAGAAGTTAACCAGGGTGCTCCTCAGGTAGCTTACAAAGAAGCCCTGACTGCCAAGATTGAACACCGTGAAGTATTTAAGAAACAAACCGGTGGTCGCGGTAAATTCGCTGATATCCAGATCGAAATCGCTCCTGCTGATGCAGAATGGCTGAAAGAAAACGACGGAAAAGCCTTCCAGTTCGTAAATGATATCTTTGGTGGTGCTATCCCGAAAGAGTTCATCCCTGCTGTTCAGAAAGGGTTCGAACAATCCATGGGCCAGGGTGTACTGGCTAACTTCCCGCTGGTAAACCTGAAAGTACGTTTGTTTGATGGTTCCTTCCACGCGGTTGACTCTGACGCTATGTCCTTCGAGCTCTGCGCCAGACAAGCCTTCCGTGAAGCTGCCCGCAAAGCTAAACCAGTGCTGCTGGAGCCTATCATGAAAGTGGAAGTACAAACTCCTGACCAGTACATGGGTGATGTTACAGGTGACCTCAACCGTCGTCGAGGTATGCTGGAAGGTATGGATTCCAAGAATGGTGTACAGGTAATCAAAGCTAAAGTTCCGCTGAGCGAAATGTTCGGTTACGTAACTCAGCTGCGCTCCCTGTCTTCCGGCCGTGCTACCTCTATCATGGAGTTCTCTCACTACTCTCCTGCGCCTAACAACGTAGCTGAAGAAGTGATTGCTAAAGTGAAAGGTAAAGTAAACGCTTAA
- a CDS encoding T9SS type A sorting domain-containing protein codes for MKNRLSRRLLLVLLLTGSMQALKAQLVLNRQVVAAGGGSGTVLSQIQMSYTIGEPVIMSIANGQLLLTQGFQQPEEFPKLPPGVSPVKSYILYPNPAVTTTKIVFDLLTNVSVTLEVVNTAGQTIYHQFLQLSAGKSTTILPVDHFASGIYTVVLNINGNVYFEKLIVQ; via the coding sequence ATGAAAAATCGTTTATCCAGGCGCCTTTTATTAGTGCTGTTGCTGACAGGCAGTATGCAGGCGTTGAAAGCCCAGCTGGTTCTGAACCGGCAGGTAGTAGCCGCTGGTGGTGGCAGTGGTACTGTTCTATCGCAAATACAGATGTCTTATACCATCGGAGAACCGGTTATAATGTCGATCGCTAATGGTCAGTTATTACTGACCCAGGGCTTTCAGCAACCGGAAGAATTCCCCAAACTTCCACCGGGGGTGAGTCCTGTTAAGAGTTATATCCTGTATCCCAACCCCGCTGTTACCACTACAAAGATCGTTTTCGACCTGCTGACCAACGTTAGTGTAACGCTGGAAGTAGTTAATACAGCCGGACAAACCATTTATCACCAGTTTCTTCAGCTTAGTGCAGGAAAGAGCACAACGATATTACCAGTAGATCATTTTGCATCTGGTATTTACACGGTGGTGCTTAACATCAACGGCAATGTTTATTTCGAAAAGCTGATTGTACAATAG
- the porV gene encoding type IX secretion system outer membrane channel protein PorV: MKNNFTIAIITGLLAVTCSAYAQKVTQRAPNIGASFLLVNPDARSSGTGDATTGLQPDANSIFSNAAKLVFAGDWGVSACYSPWMWELNNNKSNMAYVSGYKNWNSNEGVGFSMKYFNYGQVTFRDENGTVMQNYTPKEFAIDGAYSRKLGQHMSLALTVRYIRSQLGQGSFNGLQQKPASAVAGDLSYYYQNSADKLDFGNRYCFGISLTNIGSKLQYTDDNARKSFLPMSLRIGGGYTFVHTQDHEFTLSVDINKLLVPTPPIYALDSNGIATNQILKGKDPNRGVVDAIFSSFGDAPGGFQEELREFTIGSGIEYSYRQAFFVRTGYFYEHPTKGYRQHFSAGLGVRVSNLGLDIAYLIPTGESLVAKRTLKFSLVYNIGGSNDTKAP; encoded by the coding sequence ATGAAAAACAATTTTACCATTGCAATAATCACAGGCCTGCTAGCAGTCACCTGCTCCGCTTATGCACAGAAGGTTACCCAAAGAGCCCCCAATATCGGAGCCAGTTTTTTACTGGTCAACCCTGATGCCAGGAGCAGTGGTACGGGCGACGCCACTACCGGGTTACAACCCGACGCCAATTCTATCTTTTCCAATGCGGCCAAACTGGTTTTCGCCGGCGACTGGGGAGTTAGTGCCTGTTACTCCCCCTGGATGTGGGAATTGAATAATAATAAGTCGAACATGGCTTATGTATCCGGTTATAAAAACTGGAACAGCAACGAAGGTGTCGGCTTTTCCATGAAATACTTCAATTACGGGCAGGTCACTTTCCGGGATGAAAACGGTACAGTGATGCAGAACTACACACCAAAAGAGTTTGCCATAGATGGCGCCTATTCCCGCAAACTGGGGCAGCATATGTCGCTGGCACTAACTGTTCGCTACATACGCAGTCAACTTGGACAGGGCTCCTTTAATGGGTTGCAGCAAAAACCTGCATCTGCGGTTGCCGGAGATCTGAGCTATTATTATCAGAACAGCGCAGATAAGCTCGATTTTGGTAACCGTTATTGTTTCGGTATCAGCCTGACTAACATCGGATCAAAGCTGCAGTATACAGATGATAACGCCCGTAAGAGTTTTCTGCCAATGAGCCTGCGTATCGGGGGCGGCTATACGTTTGTGCATACACAGGATCATGAGTTCACGCTTTCCGTTGACATCAATAAACTGCTAGTTCCGACTCCGCCCATATATGCACTTGATTCAAATGGTATAGCCACCAACCAGATATTGAAAGGCAAAGATCCCAATCGTGGTGTTGTAGATGCCATTTTTTCATCGTTTGGAGATGCTCCGGGAGGGTTTCAGGAAGAACTGAGGGAGTTTACCATTGGATCGGGAATAGAGTATTCTTATCGGCAGGCCTTTTTTGTACGAACAGGATATTTCTATGAACATCCCACCAAAGGCTACCGGCAGCATTTTTCCGCAGGCCTGGGAGTGAGGGTATCCAACCTGGGACTGGACATTGCTTACCTGATACCGACAGGCGAGAGCCTTGTAGCGAAGAGGACACTCAAATTTTCGCTGGTATATAATATTGGCGGAAGCAATGATACAAAAGCGCCTTAA
- the rpsG gene encoding 30S ribosomal protein S7, translating into MRKQAAKKLPLAPDPRFNDKLVTRFVNNVMEQGKKSIAFKIFYDAVDKVSQMTGENGYEVWKKALSNVTPGVEVRSRRIGGATFQIPSEVRPDRKISLSIKWLVRYAGERNGKSMADKLANEIVAASKGEGAAFKKKEDTHRMAEANKAFSHFRI; encoded by the coding sequence ATGAGAAAGCAAGCTGCAAAAAAGTTACCTCTGGCTCCCGATCCAAGGTTTAACGATAAGCTGGTTACCCGCTTCGTTAACAACGTAATGGAACAAGGAAAAAAGAGCATTGCCTTTAAAATTTTCTATGATGCTGTGGATAAGGTTAGCCAAATGACCGGTGAAAACGGTTACGAGGTTTGGAAGAAAGCATTATCCAACGTAACACCAGGTGTTGAAGTTAGAAGCCGCCGTATCGGTGGTGCTACCTTCCAGATCCCTTCAGAAGTTCGTCCGGACAGGAAGATCTCTCTGAGCATCAAATGGCTGGTACGTTATGCAGGTGAAAGAAACGGTAAGAGCATGGCTGATAAGCTGGCAAACGAAATCGTAGCAGCAAGCAAAGGTGAAGGTGCAGCTTTCAAGAAGAAAGAAGATACTCACCGCATGGCTGAAGCAAACAAGGCTTTCTCTCACTTCAGAATCTAG
- the rpsL gene encoding 30S ribosomal protein S12 gives MPTIQQLVRKGREIIRAKSKSRALDSCPQRRGVCTRVYTTTPKKPNSALRKVAKVRLTNKVEVIAYIPGEGHNLQEHSIVLIRGGRVKDLPGVRYHIVRGSLDTAGVKDRKQSRSKYGTKKEKAKK, from the coding sequence ATGCCTACTATACAACAATTAGTAAGAAAAGGAAGAGAAATTATCCGGGCTAAGTCTAAGTCCAGGGCATTAGATAGCTGCCCTCAGCGTCGTGGCGTTTGTACTCGTGTATACACTACCACGCCTAAGAAACCAAACTCCGCTCTGCGTAAAGTAGCGAAGGTGCGTTTAACCAATAAAGTTGAGGTGATTGCCTATATCCCTGGTGAAGGTCACAACTTGCAGGAGCACTCTATCGTACTGATCCGTGGTGGTAGGGTAAAAGATTTACCAGGTGTTCGTTACCACATCGTTCGCGGTTCCCTGGATACTGCCGGTGTGAAAGACAGAAAACAGAGCCGTTCCAAATATGGTACTAAGAAGGAAAAGGCTAAAAAATAA
- a CDS encoding branched-chain amino acid aminotransferase has protein sequence MMVDKSTVKEEALQKIKVTKTTKSRLSEVDFNNLAFGKMYADHMLVADFDGKEWKNAEILPFQKLSVSPSNAAWHYGQAIFEGIKAYKDPQDHPMIFRPYDNFRRFNTSAERMGMPQIPEWLFIGGMDLLIDMDRNWVPTGEGCSLYLRPFMIAADEFIGVRPSDTYKFVIINSPSGAYFNKPIHLLVQDKYIRAFPGGVGYAKAAGNYGGTMYPTMQARKNGYDQILWVDGYEHKYLQECGTMNVFVIIGNTAITPDLEQGTILEGVTRASVIDLLTDMGLKVEERPVSIDEVVAAYKNGTLREVFGTGTASSVAYVEHLDYQDTQIRLDTTKYEIGAEVIRRLDGIRTGRTADTRNWNHHIDN, from the coding sequence ATGATGGTAGACAAATCAACAGTTAAGGAAGAGGCCCTGCAGAAGATCAAAGTTACTAAAACAACTAAGAGCAGGTTGAGTGAAGTCGATTTCAATAACCTCGCATTCGGTAAGATGTATGCCGACCATATGCTGGTGGCTGATTTTGATGGTAAAGAATGGAAAAATGCAGAGATCCTGCCTTTCCAGAAGTTGTCCGTAAGTCCTTCTAATGCCGCCTGGCACTATGGTCAGGCCATATTCGAAGGTATTAAGGCATATAAAGATCCTCAGGACCACCCGATGATCTTCAGACCCTACGATAACTTCAGGCGTTTTAATACCTCCGCTGAAAGAATGGGAATGCCACAGATACCTGAATGGCTGTTCATCGGTGGCATGGACCTGCTGATTGATATGGACCGCAACTGGGTGCCTACCGGCGAGGGCTGCTCCCTTTATCTCCGTCCGTTTATGATCGCTGCGGACGAGTTCATCGGCGTACGTCCTTCCGACACCTATAAATTTGTCATTATTAATTCCCCTTCAGGAGCCTATTTCAATAAACCGATCCATCTGCTGGTACAGGACAAATATATACGCGCCTTCCCGGGTGGTGTGGGATACGCCAAAGCTGCCGGTAACTACGGCGGTACAATGTATCCTACTATGCAGGCCCGGAAAAATGGGTACGACCAGATTCTTTGGGTAGATGGATATGAGCACAAATACCTGCAGGAATGCGGTACCATGAACGTATTTGTCATAATTGGTAATACCGCCATCACTCCGGACCTCGAACAAGGCACTATCCTCGAAGGGGTTACCCGCGCCAGTGTGATCGACCTGCTGACCGATATGGGCCTGAAAGTGGAAGAACGCCCCGTTTCCATCGACGAAGTAGTAGCCGCCTATAAAAATGGTACCCTCCGGGAAGTATTTGGCACCGGCACCGCCTCCAGCGTCGCTTATGTGGAGCACCTCGACTATCAGGACACACAGATCCGCCTGGATACCACCAAATATGAAATCGGAGCTGAAGTCATCCGCCGCCTCGATGGCATCCGCACCGGCCGCACCGCTGATACCCGGAACTGGAATCACCACATTGATAATTAA
- the rdgB gene encoding RdgB/HAM1 family non-canonical purine NTP pyrophosphatase, whose product MKLIFATNNQNKVKEFRSLLGDQFEIITLHEAGIDIDIPEPHDTLEANATEKSSTIHRMTGESCFAEDTGLEIAALDGAPGVLSARYAGEQKEAADNIVKVLQEMAGKNDRSAQFRTVISLILNGQEYQFEGVSKGHIATASRGSDGFGYDPIFIPEGSTRAFAEMDLAEKNNYSHRARAFRKFVDFLQQTHL is encoded by the coding sequence ATGAAATTGATATTCGCTACCAACAATCAGAACAAGGTAAAAGAGTTCCGGTCGTTGCTGGGTGATCAGTTTGAGATCATCACGCTGCACGAGGCCGGTATTGATATTGATATACCGGAGCCACATGATACACTGGAGGCCAATGCCACGGAGAAATCATCGACTATTCACCGGATGACCGGTGAAAGCTGCTTTGCAGAAGATACCGGGCTTGAGATAGCAGCGCTTGACGGTGCGCCGGGTGTGTTATCGGCCAGGTATGCCGGAGAGCAGAAAGAAGCCGCCGATAATATTGTGAAGGTACTACAGGAGATGGCCGGGAAAAACGACAGGAGTGCACAATTCCGTACAGTTATTTCGCTGATACTGAATGGGCAGGAATATCAGTTTGAAGGCGTGAGCAAAGGTCATATTGCCACAGCTTCCAGGGGTAGTGACGGATTTGGTTATGACCCGATTTTTATCCCGGAGGGGTCGACCCGGGCATTTGCAGAAATGGATCTGGCAGAAAAAAATAATTACAGCCATCGGGCAAGAGCCTTCCGGAAGTTTGTGGATTTCCTGCAGCAAACCCACCTTTAA
- a CDS encoding thioesterase family protein — translation MARIKIDLPATFPFSIQIPVRIQDVNYGGHVGNDSILSIMHEARIAFLKSLGYVELDHVTNKGFIMADVAIAYKGEGFHGDIFEVAIAAGEFSPFGFEFFYRITAKRNDQVISIAEGKTGMIWFDYHLRKVARLPEEMKQRLETGK, via the coding sequence ATGGCAAGGATTAAGATAGATTTACCGGCAACATTTCCTTTCAGTATACAGATACCGGTGCGGATACAGGATGTTAATTATGGCGGACATGTGGGTAACGACTCCATACTTTCCATCATGCATGAGGCGAGGATAGCGTTCCTGAAAAGCCTGGGATATGTGGAGCTGGATCATGTCACCAACAAGGGGTTTATCATGGCAGATGTAGCCATTGCCTATAAGGGCGAAGGATTTCACGGAGATATTTTTGAGGTAGCCATTGCAGCGGGAGAGTTCAGTCCATTTGGGTTCGAGTTCTTTTACAGGATCACCGCGAAGCGGAATGACCAGGTTATATCCATTGCAGAAGGGAAGACCGGTATGATCTGGTTCGACTACCATCTCCGTAAAGTTGCGCGCCTGCCGGAAGAAATGAAACAGCGTCTGGAAACAGGAAAATAA
- a CDS encoding nitroreductase produces the protein METTTSANAIETVIRARRTVKPTSMNGRKIPDETVHQLLQLADWAPTHGYTEPWYFIVYSGDKVQEFCADHAELYRKFTPADKYIPGNYDKLKNQGNLASHILAICMKRGNNPKIPVIEETAAVACAVQNIWLGATSLNLAGYWGSGGMTYHPAMQDYLGLGDEDQVMGFFYLGYTDEPIPAGRRTKPAGEKFIWK, from the coding sequence ATGGAAACAACAACATCGGCAAATGCCATAGAGACAGTGATCAGGGCGCGCCGGACGGTAAAGCCCACCAGCATGAACGGCAGGAAAATCCCGGATGAAACCGTTCACCAGTTATTACAGCTGGCCGACTGGGCTCCCACCCATGGTTATACAGAGCCCTGGTATTTTATTGTTTATAGCGGAGATAAAGTACAGGAGTTCTGTGCAGACCATGCAGAACTATACAGGAAATTTACGCCAGCCGACAAGTACATCCCTGGTAATTATGACAAGCTGAAGAACCAGGGCAACCTGGCGTCTCATATACTGGCTATTTGTATGAAAAGGGGGAACAATCCGAAAATTCCCGTGATAGAAGAGACTGCGGCAGTAGCGTGCGCCGTGCAAAACATCTGGCTGGGAGCCACCTCGCTGAACCTGGCAGGATACTGGGGGTCGGGCGGAATGACCTACCATCCTGCCATGCAGGATTATCTGGGTTTGGGAGATGAGGACCAGGTAATGGGATTCTTTTATCTTGGTTATACAGATGAACCCATACCAGCAGGCCGGAGAACGAAACCGGCTGGGGAAAAGTTTATCTGGAAATAG
- a CDS encoding glycerol-3-phosphate dehydrogenase/oxidase — translation MNREQLVTALRNDPTPWDIIVVGGGATGLGAALEALTRGYRTLLLEQVDFAKSTSSKSTKLVHGGVRYLAQGNVSLVREASVERGLLLANAPHLVRNLAFVIPTFNFWENIKYTIGLKMYDWLAGRLSLGKSMHISRKETLERLATLKQDKLAGGVLYHDGQFDDSRLAVNLAQTISDKGGTALNYMRVTSLRKDAAGKINGLTVKDTLNNGAEIQLSTRAVINATGVFADDILEMDNPQAPKSIAASQGVHLVLDSSFLPGHNALMIPSTSDGRVLFVVPWHNKVVVGTTDTPVNHISLEPHALEEEIAFILKTAGQYLSRPPQRTDVRSVWAGLRPLAAAKAEGHKTKEISRSHKIIVAGSGLITIIGGKWTTYRRMAEDVVSKLEEALGWKPTVSATHHLRIHGATPTANWEDPWYFYGADAANIRRMISAQPDLQEELSKEYQIFKAQVVWAVREEMARNVEDFLARRTRLLFLDAREALRIAPAVARIMAEELHHDEHWVATQISAFSEEAKLYLINSY, via the coding sequence ATGAACAGAGAACAGCTCGTTACCGCTCTAAGAAACGATCCGACGCCATGGGACATTATTGTAGTTGGCGGTGGTGCTACTGGTTTGGGCGCTGCCCTCGAAGCCCTGACACGGGGCTACCGGACTTTATTACTGGAACAGGTGGATTTTGCAAAATCTACTTCCAGTAAAAGTACTAAACTGGTACATGGAGGTGTTAGATACCTCGCGCAGGGGAATGTATCACTGGTAAGAGAAGCCAGTGTGGAAAGAGGATTGCTCCTCGCCAATGCTCCGCACCTGGTGCGCAACCTGGCTTTTGTCATACCTACTTTTAACTTTTGGGAGAATATAAAATACACCATCGGCCTCAAAATGTACGATTGGCTCGCCGGTCGCCTTAGTTTGGGAAAATCTATGCATATTTCCCGGAAGGAAACACTGGAGCGACTCGCTACACTGAAGCAGGACAAGCTTGCTGGTGGGGTGTTGTATCACGATGGACAGTTCGACGACAGCCGCCTGGCTGTCAATCTTGCCCAAACCATCTCCGATAAAGGCGGCACTGCACTCAATTATATGCGCGTCACCAGCCTGCGTAAAGATGCTGCCGGAAAAATCAACGGTCTAACGGTAAAGGATACCCTGAATAACGGCGCTGAAATTCAACTCAGTACCCGGGCGGTAATTAATGCTACCGGTGTATTTGCTGATGATATACTGGAGATGGATAATCCACAGGCACCCAAATCTATAGCTGCCAGCCAGGGTGTTCACCTGGTGCTCGACAGCAGCTTCCTGCCTGGCCATAATGCACTCATGATCCCTTCCACCAGCGACGGCCGCGTTCTGTTCGTGGTTCCCTGGCATAATAAAGTGGTAGTGGGCACTACCGATACGCCGGTAAATCATATTAGCCTGGAACCTCACGCCCTGGAAGAAGAGATCGCTTTTATCCTGAAAACAGCCGGTCAGTACCTGTCACGCCCCCCGCAACGGACGGATGTGCGCAGCGTTTGGGCCGGTCTTCGCCCCCTCGCTGCTGCTAAAGCAGAAGGACATAAAACCAAAGAAATCTCCCGTAGCCACAAAATCATAGTGGCTGGTTCCGGATTAATCACCATTATAGGAGGGAAGTGGACTACCTACCGTCGCATGGCAGAAGATGTGGTCAGCAAACTGGAAGAAGCGCTCGGTTGGAAACCCACCGTGTCGGCTACTCACCACCTCCGCATCCACGGAGCTACCCCAACTGCCAACTGGGAAGATCCCTGGTATTTCTACGGTGCCGACGCCGCAAATATCCGGCGTATGATATCCGCTCAACCCGATCTGCAGGAAGAATTAAGTAAAGAATATCAGATTTTCAAAGCCCAGGTGGTATGGGCCGTAAGAGAAGAAATGGCGCGCAACGTCGAAGATTTCCTGGCCCGCCGTACACGCCTGCTATTCCTGGATGCCCGCGAAGCTTTACGTATAGCCCCGGCCGTAGCCAGAATCATGGCGGAAGAACTCCATCACGATGAACACTGGGTCGCCACCCAGATCAGTGCATTCTCAGAAGAAGCAAAACTGTATTTGATAAACAGCTACTAG